From a region of the Candidatus Jettenia caeni genome:
- a CDS encoding peptidylprolyl isomerase encodes MRQAKYGDTVKVHYTGKLDDSTVFDSSEDREPLQFTIGNGQIIPSFEQSVVGMSPGESKTINIKSEDAYGGHNEEMVGVVGRDQFPPDVEPKVGQQFKVRGADGQTSVVTVTDVSESDVTLDANHPLAGKDLIFDIKLIDIA; translated from the coding sequence ATGAGACAGGCAAAATATGGCGATACCGTTAAAGTACATTACACGGGTAAATTGGATGATAGTACAGTATTTGATTCCTCTGAAGACCGTGAACCTCTGCAGTTTACTATAGGCAATGGTCAGATAATTCCAAGTTTTGAACAATCGGTGGTGGGAATGAGCCCCGGAGAATCAAAAACCATCAACATTAAATCGGAAGATGCATATGGGGGTCATAACGAAGAGATGGTAGGGGTTGTAGGCCGGGATCAATTTCCCCCCGATGTGGAGCCAAAAGTTGGACAACAGTTTAAGGTCCGTGGCGCTGATGGTCAAACATCGGTAGTTACGGTAACTGATGTTTCTGAATCGGATGTGACATTAGATGCTAACCATCCTTTAGCTGGTAAAGACCTCATTTTTGATATCAAACTTATAGATATTGCATGA